A genomic segment from Spongiibacter sp. IMCC21906 encodes:
- a CDS encoding HAD-IB family hydrolase — MSLKNAIADIESGPQGPAVGAFFDFDGTLIDGFSAAEYFKDRIRKREITKRELLTALKAPLKTDLDAVGFKALFQELMTEWAGYKESEMRAYWQRLFVERVAKRMYHEGFTLVKAHLKAGHTVAIASSATRYQIEGLAEEYGIKHILASKLEVKRGVLTGRLSGDPAWGANKAAAVKQFATKQTIDLSQSYGYANGDEDIDFLNSVGRATAINPDRILRSEARLSDWPIIDFTMRRRAPLKALAGTVGCYSAMTATMLAGLAYNRVYQDPRRAVDLIASVGSDVGFALAGVKINVINEHNLWKARPAVFIINHQSKLDFFIFCNIIRRGATGVVKKEAANAPIIGPFLKMAEMSFIDRSNTQSAIETLKPVVERLKKGLSVGIAPEGTRSYSPNLGRFKKGAFYVARQAGVPIVPVVLRNSGEIQARNDQTIRAGTVDICVLEPIDVSAWTDADMSKNVEEVRQQFVDTLSNWPDASNYSVAVAKL; from the coding sequence ATGAGTTTGAAAAATGCAATTGCAGATATTGAAAGCGGCCCACAAGGTCCAGCGGTGGGGGCATTCTTCGATTTTGACGGCACCTTGATTGACGGTTTTTCGGCAGCAGAGTATTTCAAAGATAGAATTCGAAAGCGTGAAATTACTAAGAGAGAGCTGTTGACCGCTTTAAAAGCACCGTTAAAAACAGATCTTGATGCAGTTGGCTTTAAAGCGTTATTTCAAGAGTTGATGACTGAATGGGCGGGGTACAAAGAGAGTGAGATGCGCGCGTACTGGCAGCGGTTGTTTGTCGAGCGGGTGGCCAAACGCATGTATCACGAGGGTTTCACACTGGTTAAAGCACATTTGAAAGCAGGGCACACGGTGGCAATTGCGTCCTCTGCAACCCGCTATCAAATAGAGGGGCTTGCAGAGGAATACGGCATTAAACACATTCTGGCAAGCAAACTTGAGGTGAAGCGCGGCGTGCTTACCGGCCGGCTGTCTGGTGATCCTGCTTGGGGAGCCAATAAAGCTGCAGCGGTTAAGCAGTTTGCTACAAAACAGACCATTGACCTGTCTCAAAGCTATGGCTATGCCAACGGTGATGAAGATATTGATTTTTTAAATAGTGTAGGCCGGGCCACGGCCATTAACCCTGATCGTATACTCCGCTCCGAGGCACGTTTATCGGATTGGCCGATTATCGATTTTACTATGCGGCGCAGGGCACCCTTAAAAGCATTGGCGGGGACGGTGGGCTGTTATTCTGCGATGACGGCAACGATGCTGGCGGGACTTGCTTATAATCGCGTTTACCAAGATCCACGTCGAGCGGTTGATTTGATTGCCTCGGTGGGGAGTGATGTGGGCTTTGCCTTGGCTGGCGTAAAAATCAATGTGATTAACGAGCATAACTTGTGGAAGGCAAGACCGGCTGTTTTTATTATCAATCATCAGAGTAAGCTCGATTTTTTTATCTTCTGTAATATTATTCGTCGCGGCGCGACAGGAGTGGTGAAAAAAGAAGCCGCCAATGCGCCAATTATCGGACCTTTTTTGAAAATGGCTGAAATGTCCTTTATTGATCGGAGTAATACCCAGAGTGCGATTGAAACATTAAAACCAGTGGTCGAGCGTTTAAAAAAAGGGCTTTCAGTGGGTATAGCACCAGAGGGCACGCGCTCCTATTCACCGAATTTAGGACGCTTTAAAAAAGGTGCATTTTATGTTGCCAGGCAAGCCGGTGTGCCAATTGTGCCGGTGGTCCTTCGTAATTCTGGTGAAATTCAGGCGCGCAATGATCAAACTATTCGCGCGGGTACGGTTGATATTTGTGTGCTGGAACCGATTGATGTAAGTGCGTGGACGGATGCAGACATGAGCAAAAATGTTGAAGAAGTCCGGCAACAGTTTGTTGATACCTTAAGTAACTGGCCTGACGCATCGAATTATTCGGTTGCCGTTGCTAAGTTGTAA